Below is a genomic region from Xiphophorus maculatus strain JP 163 A unplaced genomic scaffold, X_maculatus-5.0-male Unplaced_Scaffold_BN236, whole genome shotgun sequence.
AGTGTTtacttttcttaatttaatttctggtgTCAAGTTGACGAAATCCCCAAATGggagtttttcaaaacattgaAATGTTGCATCAGGCTAATAAAACCAGATTTTCTTACAGAAACGTTCTGTGCAGCACTCAGTACTTGGTCAGGGCTCCTTTTGGATGAAACACTGCATCAATGCGCCGTGGTGTGGAGGCAGtcagcctgtggttctgctgaggtgcAACCGCAGCACAACAGAGACCTACATCTGTTAGTTCTGGTTTGTCTTACTTACTCTTCCCAAAAGCCCTGTGGGGACTTGGAGCAAGTCTGActaatacaagaaaaataataataaaaaaaacatagtaatTCATCATGATTTGATCTAAAGGCAAGTcctgaaatattattattattctattattattatatcatCCATCATCAATTATTATCCTAATATATCACTAATACAAAGAGACAGCAAGATTACACAAAATCAAAGTGTTCCACTGTTTCGAAACCGTTTACATTTACAACATAAttattgctttaatttatcttttctcATGATCATGTTTCCTCATGAAGGCTCTGGTTTCAGGCCTCCATGTCACAATGCTCAGATAAGGGATTGGGAGGAGTTTTTTACTGGTTAACTATTACTCTTCcagttttattctctttttactGTAAACAGTCTTTAGTTTTGACAAATTTATTtgcctttaattttatttgtcttcttttttagATGAAACTTGCCTCACCAGCCAAGTGCATTCACCAAGCAGCAGAGAGGAATGTGGCCATCTTCACTGGGAGCAGGAAGGCTGACACTGgaccgggttctggttctgctggaggttgcTATGTGCAACTGGGTCTAACTGACTGTATTTCTATATTAAACTGGGCATTTGAAACAACCTTTCTTGTGAACTGGCACCACATTTATAAGCGTAATGagttaaatttgattaaacttCACCAAATGCCACATTTGGTATTTAGTATTTAACATTCGGTGGAATTGGAAGTATTTGGTTCTGGAGGCAAATATTTAGATCCAGTACATAAACTGTGGACTACAGTGAGAAAGTGACTGTaatccagaaaaaaagaaagcctcGACAGAGGGCTgtttaacagcttttatttgtgttcaaGGTTTGTTGGGAATGTTACATTCATAATGGTTCTGGTCTCATTTTAACAACAACATAAtaaaagaagatatttttttttggaagatcCTTATTCTTCCATCTCCAGAGTGAATTCACAGTGATTGCAGAGTTTCTCCAGACAGATCAGGATCAAAGTTCTTGTAGTTTACGCAAAGGCTCAGTTGCAAAGGAGTGAATGATTAGATACATTTACATGATTTGGTTAGCTTGTTGAGGCACAACCAGAGTAGTCAGTATCATTACGTCTGCATCCAGCCACTGAGAAGTCTTCCGGagatgctgccctctgctggaagGGAGCTTAATACTCGATGGTCACTGCTTTTGTCTTCAGGTATTCATTCAGGGCCTCTTGACCTGTTGACAGAGACGCAGACAGCAAACACACTCTTCAGTCATTATTTTGACTACTTCCCTTTCACACCCACTTAACCATTCCTACTCTTTCACTGCATATCAGTTCGTGTCGGCTCAAGTTTTATTACATCCGAACCCAGTTTGAGTTCTGAGTGACGCCGTAATCCCTCACCCAGGTCTTTGCCAAATCCGGACTGCTTAAAGCCTCCAAAGGGCGTGGCCACATCTGTTTTGTTGTAGGTGTTGATGAAGACAGTGCCGGCGTTGAGCCTCTCGCTCACATACAGAGCTTTGCTGATGTCCCGGGTGAAAACTCCTGAAGCCAGTCCGTACTCCGTAGCATTGGCTCTCCTCAGGACGTCGTCCACCTCTCTGGAGGACGTTGGGAGGAAGCGCATCAAACCAAACCATTCACATGCACAACGCAGCTTTGGATTTCAGCTTACCCGGTCTTGAACTTGGAAACGATCATGATGGGACCGAATGACTCTTCCTTAGCGATGTACATGTGGTCCTGCACATCAGTAAACACCGTGGGCTCAAAGAAAAAACCTGGAACCGCAGGAAAACAAAAGCGCAAATTTAAGAGCTGGATGAAGAGCAAACAGGACTCAGTCGCCATTCCCGCTCctcctgctgcctcaccggGTCTCTGGACCTGCTTTCCTCCGTAGACGAGGGTGGCTCCCTCCTTTATTCCCATCTGACAGAACTCCAAGAGTTTGTCCAGGTGGGCTTTGTGATTCTGAGGGCCGTGGTCTGTGGAGCGGTTCAACGGATCGCCAATCTTCATCTTCTTAACCTCCTCTAcctggaaaaaaagataaacaggaTCGTCTTTCAAAGCTCAAATCAGGACTGTTCAAATGTAGCAAAGGCTCAGTAGCAAAGGAGTGAATGATTAGTAAACAAGTTTACATGACTGTGATTGGTTAGCTTGTTGAGGCACAACCAGAGTAATCAGTATTATTACTCTGGTCTCTGTGGATGTCTGCTGTGTGTCTCCATGCTGGCCAGTGATAGATAGTAACCAGTCCGGGGTGAAACGTACCACTTTTGTCAAAAACTGGTCATGGATGGTCTCCTCCACAAACAGCCGGCCAGCTGCGATGCAGTTCTCTCCTTTGTTGAAGAACACGGAGCTCATGCCCTGTAACGCAAACAACAGCCGGGTGTTAGTGCTGCCAAACGTAAACACAAGCACCGACTGATGAACAGTCCTCCGAAGGGACCGACCAGGCGCACAGCCTTGTCCATGTCACAGTCACCGAAGATGATGAGAGGGGATTTTCCTCCGAGCTCCAAGGAAACCTTCTTGACATTACTGACTGCACAGCTTGGGGTGAAGCAAAGCGCACACACACGATGAGAgcagttatgtttatttctgggTTTTAAATTTCAGAGTGTTGTGTGAGGGCGGCTTCTCACCTCTTCATGATGTGCTTGCCGATTTCTGTAGAACCCGTGAAGCCCAGCTTTCGCACGTCAGGATGGTCAGACAAACGCTGGCCCACCAGAGCGCCTAAAAGGAAGACGGAAGTTTCAGAAAGCGTCTCCGTCTTTCCTTTCGGGAATGGAACAAGTCTGAGATACGTGAGTGTACCTGAACCAGGCAGAATGTTAACCACCCCTTTGGGCAGTCCCGCTCTTGCTGCCAGTTCAGCAAACTTGAGCGCTGTAAGCGGAGTGACCTGGAATCAAGAGGATGCGAAAGTCTGAAACACCTTCAGGGTTTCCCTCTCTCTTGGTCCGGAGTGTAAAACGTGGATCCTACCTGAGCTGGTTTGAGGACGACGGTGTTTCCTGCTGCCAGGCAGGCTGCGGTCTTCCACGCCAGCATCATCAGCGGATAGTTCCACGGAATCACAATGGCACACACTCTGACGAGAGCAAGGGGAGCTTATCTGGGCTGACTGACTGTAACCATCACACAGCACACAGACTGGAGATCTCCAGATGTACTGATGTCTCATTGAAGgccatgtttgctgtgtgtCTCTCAGACTAGTTTATTTCTGCAATATTTTGACTGAATTTACTTGGTAGAAAGTGGCATAGGTGACACTGCTTCGGTGGTGGCTATATTCCGGGTCTTACACGGTTTAATAACCAAAAACataatcattttgaaaatagttATCTACAAACAGGTAATATAACAAACACATTGCCCAGAACACAGGCAATGGCTTTcccaaaacagcagcagaggcagcTGCCAGAAGCTGACAGTACTAAGCTGTGGCAGCTTCCGGTGCCACTGGACGAGCCATAATTAGCTGCCACTGCCACAATTTGAGCTCAGCAGTTCTACAAGAAGTTCCACTCTGAGACCTGGTTTCAAAAAGTGCTGGTGTCAGAGATTCTGGTCACCCGAAGGGTTGTAAACAAATGGCTGGACGGGAATTGATATGTTACGGTTTCACTGATGGCTGACTCCATGTAAGCAGGtcttatctttttaaaaatgttgatggtATAAAGTGTATAATCGTCACAGCTGTGAACATCCAGGTACCACAGCAAGCCAGAAACAGTTCTGGGGGGTTTTGAACCTCTGAACATCTTTCATGCAACTTGAATAAGTTCAGCATCTTGAAGTTATTCTTAGTGTTTATATGATTGTAAAAGTAAGTGGTAAATAAGGCATTGtgttaagaaatgaaaaaatatttgaaaaaaaaaaatcctcaccCAATTGGCTCCTTCTTGGTGAAAGTCAGATTACGATTGGGTCTGGCCTGGTTGATGGGAATGGTGCTGCCCTGGAAGAaagttacattatttttaaaaaggggaAATTAGAAGTTTTAGTTACAGATGTGCAAAGATTTTTGTATCTGAAGATGGGATTTGGCTGATTCTTATAAAGTCAGCTGTCTTACCTGGATCTTGTCACACCAGCCAGCAAAATAACGGAACGTCTGGATGGACATGCCCACATGAGTCTTGAGGGCCAAAGTGTAAACGGCTCCagagtccatagcttcaatagTAGCTAACTCATCCTGGTGTTCCTCCATCAGGTCCGCCAGTCTGTGGGAGGAGTTGGAGGAAAAAGCAGAGTCTAGAATGCCAGGAATTATGTTTGATACTGTAAATCAGTCAGCAAGCAGAGCAGTCTGACAATGTCTAAAGTCTGTCAGCTTCACCTGCATACAATATGTCACCAGTGTTATGGATGAACGAGTTCAAATACATATGTTGATGACTAAAAGTCGCATATTTGACAACTTTGAAATGAATGATGCTGAATGATGGTGGAGACTGGGAAGGTAACGCAGATCCTTATTTAACGGCGCTCAGTTTGGGAGTGAGCTCAACGTTTGCATCGTGTTTTTGGACAAACTTTGGACACTTTCAGCCTCAACGTGGCTGTTCTGGgttttaccgcatgtcttccacCTGTCTCCATCCTGTTTCCTGCCCATTTAGTGTTCAATAAAGGCCACTATTGGCAAAAAAATCTATGTATTGTTATTTATTGAGGTCTTtgaatttattctgatttttgaGTGAAGGATATCTGTGTTTTCATCTTGGACCTATGCACTCCTTCTACAGACAGGCTTAGCACGATAGATGGACGGAACTGGTTTATCTAACATCGTCCAAcggtcacaaaaaaaacatgccttATAAATATTACTTTGTCATTATAAGGCATTGTTCTGAGTTATTCTTTACACTAAAGTTTAGAATTAAGTAGAAACCAAGCTACAAGCCAGATACattaaatgctaaatgtaaaatgtagcATACCTTAGATACCAAGCATCATCCAGCACTACTTACTTGTAGATGAGTCTTCCTCTGTCCCTTGGGTTCATCTTGCCCCACTCCCCCGATTCGAACGCCTCCTTAGCAGCAGCGACTGCTTTGTCCACATCACTGATCTGGGCCAGAGACACTTCACAGATGGCCTGTAAGACACATCACTTGTCTAGATTTGCTCGTCTCCTGGTGGCGGCGCGTCGGGAGTAGACCCATTGAGTTAGTTctgatttttagacttttggtCATATTTTTTGGTTGAGACGACTGGACTGTTGTCTCTTCCAGGTCCGGATGCTGTGCAGTTGGAGGAATGTTTACTCTTACTTTCAGACAGTTGCTACGAtgtgtagccatggtaacaaggtattgttatttttggttacaagtgggagcagctgattagtgTCTCAAAAACTGAACTAGTACCTGAACTACGACCCCAATATTGGGCATTTCTGCTGCCCattattgagctgttagcatggcATGAAAGTCGTGGTTGCTCAGGAAGGGCAGTTGTGGCTACGGTGTAGCTGAATGCTATCAGTGTGTGAACATGTGGATGACTGCGTGCAGCGTAAAGAGCTTTGTGGTCCTCTgacttaattttatatttatatttatactccggagtaacctcataacattggaacctcaaaacattgttctgagctgtatgcaacgaaatttcgttctgtatacaccctgtgcatgcaaaatgataataaagtcagtctaagtctaagttaaGAGCTGTACAAGTACTGCTACTtgtctttgaagatacttggatgatatgagttgAATTTCCCAAAGGGCAACATTTAATTGCCAGTACAGGTAACACAACCAATGAAAGAAATCAGCCAGACCGGCTCTGCTCGGTTAGAATCTCTCTTTAAAGAGGAAGATGTCATGCTGTTCATCTCTTACCGTGCCATCAGTGGGGTTGATGGTCTTGTAGGTCTTTCCGCCATCTGCATCCACAAACTCTCCGTTGATAAACAGCTGATGGGGGATCTTTACCGTCATGTTGTTGATGTTCTTTTCCACCTGGGAAGGCAAACCGTTAATGACTAATGCTGTCAGACATTGTTTCCTGGTGGGGTACCGACCGCGTACATAGTCAACCACGAGCTCTTCCTCCCCGTCCTCCCCTCGTAGTTTCCTGACACACATCTGGATGAAATCCTGGAAGGTGGTGTTCATGTAGACGTCCTCGTTCTGCAGCTGGCAGGTGCTGGCGCGAAGCTTCACTTCCTCAACAAGCCTGGAGGTTAAGAGAGAGacttgtataaaaatatatatataaagcttcCTTTAAAGAATTAATGTTAACAAAGACTTCTAGAATGTTAACTAgaaggttttttattattattattattttaggatTTGGCCAATAACAATAGGATATCCATATCAAAGCTTCTTCAACGAAAGAAAAAGATGCTAgtagatttttgtattttacaattAACATACTGTTGTGACGCTCAAGCTTCATTCGTTCAATTTTGCAAATGACAATGAAAGAGTTAATCTTCCTATTAAGGGTAGAAAGCTGTACTTGTCCAGATTGGGGAAAATCAGcttaactgtgaaataaaaagcatattGTGTCCTGAGTAAGTCTGGATGAAATCTGACTTCCTGGTTTGTCAATGTAGGAAGTTTAGTTTTGTAAACTTCACTCAGTACAATTTATGAAACTGGGCGGACTGGACAGATCGCCTAAAAACTTTGTGACAAATAATAAGGTGAAGGAAATCTAAATcgaagtaaaacaaacaaaacatttgctatccagaaatgattcattttatcccttgaaatgtgaaataaagaaCAGTCTAGAAAATCAAACATCTGTCCAGACTCACTTCTCATTTTCCATACTTACATGAAGATTTTGATTGGCCTGTTTTGGACTCAAATGactgtaaacataaaaacattagacACAGAGGTTATAGAAACTGATGAagttatatatattatatagcTGTTTTCTGTCCTGGCCTGTTTAGTTAGGTTAGGCCTGTTGAGGTTACTttaggttgttgtttttttaaggaaaacatgaaaatatctcATCTCTGCAGCAAACAAATTGCTATTAAGAATGTGTATCAATCaatgttgttgcttttaaactgtttcgtagtttgttttaaacttttgcttTGGTGTGACCAGGTTGTCGTGTGTTGCATATTTCTGCCCAGGTCCCttttgaaaatgagatccaGCTCTCAATGGGTTaaatagaggaaataaaaaaataataattccagTTTCACTGTTATCATAATTTATTGTGTCCACGCACCTTAAGCACCTTATTTGGCCGTGTGGCAGTTTGACGCCAAACAACGCGAACAGTCTACGAGAAAACTGGAACATAATACGTCGTCGTGCCGTTATGTTACAAATAATCGTGGTCATGTGAAATATTTCGTATATATACGATATATACCGATCGTCACCGATATCTCTTGTCCGCAGCATACGCTCCTCCAACACGAATCAGGTGAACAAGTTGACCATGGCCTCCAAGCAGTCGACTGTCCTCATTCAGGGGTCCGGCAGCAGCGGCAGCGACATGTTGGAGGGCCCCAGGGGGCCCCGGCGGGCGGAGGACAACGAGCAAGACATGGTCCAGTACAGCTACTCCTTCTTCCACTTCATGCTCTTCTTAGCTTCCCTCTACATAATGATGACACTCACCAACTGGTACAGGTCAGTGACCCCTGCACTCTTAAACATTTAGCTCgactttaaagttttcattGGGGACAATTTGTTCACCTGTTGTAGAAATGTCTCATTAGAAAACTTATGTCTTTGTGTGTGATTCTCCATTTCACAGCCCAGACGCAGACTACACCATAACAAGCAAGTGGCCAACAGTGTGGGTAAAGGTCTCCTCGAGCTGGTTGTGTTTGGCCCTTTACATTTGGACCCTTGTGGCCCCTATGATTTTCCCCAACCGAGACTTCAGCTGATGCTGTGACGAGGGACAGAATAATTTCTTGTGGAGATGGACCTGGAACGGCGGATCTGTCTGACCAGGATTTGTTTGTAGAGAATTGGCGATCAGGTTAAGTGTGCCAAAAGATGAGCAATCCACGGAAACATCTGTTGTGTCATATACAGCTTGGGGTTCTCCTTATGTACCATTTAAAGGGTGTATCTCTGCactatgcatttatttatttatatacagtatatactgtatatcgtTTGTGTTTTTGACCTTAAAATAAGAAGTACGCTGCTCTTAGGGAAGACAAAACCAGAAATATGACATGTATTTTTGAAGAGCTTAACATACACCTAAGAGAGAATAGAGTCTAACAAGAGAATAATAACCCAGAAGTCAACATGAGAGCCTAGTGGCTTCCTGTAGTCAAGAAGGGGAAGTGGAGAACTACAGCCAGATTAAGTTAGGATTTTTATCAAGATTTGACAGCTAATAATCAGAAGGATAATGTTACTTGGACACGTGGTGATGGGCTACTGCTGCACGTAGGCAACGCCTGATACTTTCACG
It encodes:
- the LOC102237507 gene encoding cytosolic 10-formyltetrahydrofolate dehydrogenase-like; the encoded protein is RKLYIYIFIQVSLLTSRLVEEVKLRASTCQLQNEDVYMNTTFQDFIQMCVRKLRGEDGEEELVVDYVEKNINNMTVKIPHQLFINGEFVDADGGKTYKTINPTDGTAICEVSLAQISDVDKAVAAAKEAFESGEWGKMNPRDRGRLIYKLADLMEEHQDELATIEAMDSGAVYTLALKTHVGMSIQTFRYFAGWCDKIQGSTIPINQARPNRNLTFTKKEPIGVCAIVIPWNYPLMMLAWKTAACLAAGNTVVLKPAQVTPLTALKFAELAARAGLPKGVVNILPGSGALVGQRLSDHPDVRKLGFTGSTEIGKHIMKSCAVSNVKKVSLELGGKSPLIIFGDCDMDKAVRLGMSSVFFNKGENCIAAGRLFVEETIHDQFLTKVVEEVKKMKIGDPLNRSTDHGPQNHKAHLDKLLEFCQMGIKEGATLVYGGKQVQRPGFFFEPTVFTDVQDHMYIAKEESFGPIMIVSKFKTGEVDDVLRRANATEYGLASGVFTRDISKALYVSERLNAGTVFINTYNKTDVATPFGGFKQSGFGKDLGQEALNEYLKTKAVTIEY
- the LOC111608016 gene encoding serine incorporator 3-like — translated: MASKQSTVLIQGSGSSGSDMLEGPRGPRRAEDNEQDMVQYSYSFFHFMLFLASLYIMMTLTNWYSPDADYTITSKWPTVWVKVSSSWLCLALYIWTLVAPMIFPNRDFS